The following coding sequences are from one Terriglobales bacterium window:
- a CDS encoding carboxypeptidase regulatory-like domain-containing protein — MRWVFVAILFAGVGCYGQTQSAGAQANSTAANQSTSGGPKAEISGQVFDSATGQPLKKTWVTARVLEKSGRSGSTAVSDAQGHFLLKDLEAGRYTLAAQRNGYVNQTYGQKNAGEQGTTISLNAGQKLTDIVFRLIQGGVISGRIVDEDSEPLSRVQVQALQFRYMQGRRRLMPLGNAVSDDRGEYRIFGIRPGQVYIRATLRGSGMYAGPGDAVDPSAPSETTSYPPVFYPNVTDASQASALTVRGGDELRADFSMSPQRSYTVSGRIVGGAQGTSGRGAWLMLVKRGESEFAFGRGPNTSAREDNTFTFKQVLPGSYNLIAQQEDDKSSASGRIEVDVREGDIQGLVVSLSPKVDVTGHVIFDGGGSSAKPSSVQIALSPEDAQDFMRGAYAHAKEDGSFTLQASADERYRVGSYGAPPEMYLKSATAGRDDVLEKGFSPASSRSLDLVFATGAKLSGVISGADDKPDPGVTVVLVPEQRLSGTADRFRTVTTDQNGRYQVQGLRPGTYRVYAFEHIEPGAYEDEEWLKSFTAQAHTVRLSESAQETLDLKSIPVGTETQQ; from the coding sequence ATGCGTTGGGTGTTCGTGGCTATCCTTTTCGCCGGCGTTGGCTGCTATGGTCAAACGCAATCTGCCGGGGCACAGGCTAATTCGACGGCAGCCAACCAATCCACCTCCGGGGGTCCCAAAGCGGAAATCTCTGGTCAAGTGTTCGATTCGGCGACCGGGCAACCGTTAAAAAAGACGTGGGTGACCGCGCGAGTCCTCGAGAAAAGCGGACGCAGTGGCTCAACCGCTGTGAGTGATGCTCAGGGTCACTTCTTACTGAAGGACCTGGAGGCCGGACGCTACACTCTCGCGGCCCAGCGCAACGGCTATGTAAACCAAACTTACGGGCAGAAGAATGCAGGCGAGCAGGGAACGACCATCTCCCTGAACGCGGGGCAAAAGCTAACCGACATCGTTTTTCGGCTCATTCAAGGCGGCGTGATTTCCGGCCGCATCGTGGATGAAGACTCGGAGCCGCTATCTCGAGTTCAGGTGCAGGCGCTACAGTTCCGATACATGCAAGGTCGTCGTCGACTCATGCCTCTCGGTAACGCCGTCAGCGATGATCGGGGTGAGTATCGAATCTTCGGAATCCGCCCCGGACAGGTATACATTCGGGCAACGCTTCGCGGATCGGGAATGTACGCCGGCCCGGGAGACGCCGTTGATCCTTCCGCCCCTTCGGAAACAACCTCTTATCCACCGGTCTTCTATCCCAATGTGACAGACGCGAGCCAAGCGTCGGCGCTCACGGTACGCGGCGGAGACGAGCTTCGCGCCGACTTTTCGATGAGTCCCCAGAGGTCCTACACGGTAAGCGGACGTATCGTCGGGGGAGCGCAGGGAACATCAGGACGCGGCGCTTGGCTGATGCTGGTAAAACGTGGGGAAAGCGAATTCGCTTTTGGTCGCGGCCCGAACACCAGCGCGCGCGAGGACAATACGTTCACGTTCAAACAAGTGCTTCCCGGGTCTTATAACCTGATCGCGCAACAGGAAGACGACAAATCGTCCGCGAGTGGACGGATCGAAGTGGATGTGCGTGAAGGAGACATTCAGGGCCTGGTTGTTTCGCTATCGCCAAAAGTAGACGTGACTGGCCATGTGATATTCGATGGCGGCGGGTCGTCAGCCAAGCCATCTTCGGTTCAGATTGCACTATCCCCAGAAGACGCCCAGGACTTCATGCGGGGTGCATACGCCCATGCGAAGGAGGATGGTTCATTTACGCTTCAGGCGTCGGCTGACGAGAGGTATAGGGTCGGCTCCTATGGCGCTCCTCCGGAGATGTATCTCAAATCCGCAACCGCGGGCCGTGACGACGTACTGGAGAAAGGGTTCAGTCCAGCCAGCAGCCGAAGTCTGGACTTGGTGTTTGCCACCGGAGCCAAGCTTAGCGGGGTAATTTCCGGCGCCGACGATAAACCCGATCCGGGTGTGACTGTCGTCCTCGTCCCGGAGCAGCGCCTCAGCGGGACTGCGGATCGATTCCGAACGGTGACAACGGATCAGAACGGACGCTATCAGGTTCAGGGACTTCGTCCCGGCACTTATCGGGTTTACGCATTCGAGCACATCGAACCAGGCGCTTACGAGGACGAAGAGTGGTTGAAGAGCTTTACCGCGCAGGCACATACCGTCCGACTATCGGAATCTGCCCAGGAAACGTTAGATCTGAAATCCATTCCGGTTGGCACGGAAACACAGCAGTGA